In Trichocoleus desertorum NBK24, the following are encoded in one genomic region:
- a CDS encoding aspartate carbamoyltransferase catalytic subunit has product MATTAWTRRHVISLMDFVPAEYDTVLQTAASFREVLSRRTKKVPTLQGQVVANLFFEPSTRTRSSFELAAKRLSADTLNFTPGNSSLTKGETILDTAKTYLAMGTDLMVIRHQQAGVPQAIADEMDRLASLVGVLNAGDGQHEHPSQALLDLFTICTLLDPERPRLDLLVGKKIAIVGDILHSRVARSNIWSLTASGAEVHLAGPPTLLPQLFADCGKDRAGKLFLHWNLEPALQDADFVMTLRLQKERMTQHLLPSLREYHQQFGITRDRLKLCKPNVKVLHPGPVNRGVEISSDLMDDPEFSLISQQVTSGVAVRMALLYLMGSGKA; this is encoded by the coding sequence ATGGCTACTACAGCTTGGACTCGCCGTCACGTCATTTCTTTAATGGATTTTGTTCCCGCAGAGTACGACACAGTCTTACAAACTGCTGCCAGTTTTCGAGAGGTCTTATCTCGGCGAACTAAGAAAGTCCCCACGCTTCAGGGACAGGTGGTTGCAAATCTATTTTTTGAGCCTTCCACCCGCACTCGTAGCAGTTTTGAGCTGGCTGCCAAACGTTTATCTGCTGATACTCTTAATTTTACTCCGGGAAATTCTTCTTTAACAAAAGGAGAGACGATTCTCGATACGGCCAAAACCTACTTGGCAATGGGTACCGATTTAATGGTGATTCGTCATCAGCAGGCAGGAGTACCCCAAGCGATCGCGGATGAGATGGATCGTTTAGCTTCTCTGGTCGGCGTGCTGAATGCGGGAGATGGACAACACGAACATCCCTCCCAAGCCTTGCTTGATCTATTTACAATTTGTACGCTGCTTGATCCAGAACGACCCCGATTAGATTTACTCGTTGGCAAGAAAATCGCGATCGTCGGAGATATTTTGCATTCACGGGTGGCGCGATCGAATATTTGGAGCTTGACCGCTAGTGGTGCAGAAGTGCATTTGGCTGGGCCTCCCACGCTTTTGCCCCAACTGTTTGCTGACTGTGGTAAAGATCGAGCGGGTAAGCTATTTTTGCACTGGAACTTAGAGCCAGCCTTGCAAGATGCAGATTTTGTTATGACGCTGCGGTTGCAAAAAGAACGCATGACCCAGCATTTATTGCCCAGCTTGCGCGAGTACCATCAACAATTTGGTATCACCCGCGATCGCCTCAAACTCTGCAAGCCAAATGTCAAGGTGCTCCATCCTGGCCCGGTGAACCGGGGTGTAGAGATTAGTTCTGACCTCATGGACGACCCAGAGTTCAGCTTGATTTCGCAGCAAGTCACCAGTGGCGTTGCGGTTCGCATGGCTTTACTGTATCTAATGGGCAGTGGCAAAGCTTAA
- a CDS encoding PAS domain S-box protein has translation MKAACPEHETARLQSLQQYQILDTESDPAFDELTRLAAHICSTPIALVSLIDRDRQWFKSKIGLTVTQTPRDLAFCAYAILQNDILVVPNALADERFARNPLVITEPYIRFYAGVPLTTSEGFSLGTLCVIDHVPREISAEQVEALRVLARQVVAQLELRRQRLSLISATTPPVPNPFSQKALRTSEEIQAHILSQLGFVPPFFSPAETHPQVIENLWHQTQLAYLSNPLSAIFKEKLSAYLSRYCAIPYCMICHSCSLRPLGVQAQEILTLLEAPPPTELEVDKHISLLSTHPELLSAMSRGDVEVETALLYCSIFIFLNSEAAEFCRQELRRLLGPETYQHLITFIAYVKTCHFWMEAHPEVTYTTDERVLGHFQALLEEAPNLADFFADYRERVQNEQQNWVEQQAAIAAQKQQEQALKQAAIENLRLARAIAAVSDGVLITDPHQLDNPITYVNSAFCRMTGYEPEEVMGQNCRFLQGPDTDPKEVTKMRQAIAEQREVQTTILNYRKDGQPFWNELRISPIFSEAGELLYFVGVQTDITQRQQAEQKFREQAALLEVATDAIWVQDLNSQILVWNRGAETLYGWTVAEAIGQTANQLLTKESTSQLQVAWQQTIAQGEWYGELHQVKRNDEEVMVASRWTLLRDEQNQPKSVLVVNTDITEKKQIEAQFLRAQRMESIGTLAGGIAHDLNNVLAPILMSTQLLERKLQDEQSQRLLHTVELNAKRGADLVRQVLSFARGLEGERTLLQTRHLILEIAKIAKETFPKSIEIYTDIPQELWTVSGDATQLHQVLMNLSVNARDAMIDGGTLSIIAENLVIDDNYARMHLDAQVGPYIAITVSDTGKGIPPEILDRIFEPFFTTKELGKGTGLGLSTVVGIVKSHGGFIHVTSKLQQGTRFRVFLPATEATLPQTTAENTELPWGNNEQILVVDDEAAIRDITKTSLEAFGYRVLTAHDGIDAIALYAQHKQEISAVLVDMMMPAMDGSTTIRTLQKINPQLKTVAMSGLVTSDKLTAAANAGVKTFLTKPFTAKELLQTLQQLLRS, from the coding sequence ATGAAAGCTGCCTGTCCTGAGCATGAGACAGCGAGACTTCAGTCTCTACAGCAATACCAGATTCTAGATACAGAATCTGACCCTGCTTTCGATGAGCTAACTCGTTTGGCAGCTCATATTTGTAGTACCCCAATCGCCCTCGTCAGTTTGATTGATCGCGATCGCCAGTGGTTCAAGTCCAAGATAGGACTAACAGTTACTCAAACTCCTCGTGATCTGGCCTTCTGTGCCTATGCGATTTTACAAAATGACATTCTAGTAGTGCCCAATGCTTTGGCAGATGAGCGATTTGCGCGCAATCCTCTTGTCATTACCGAGCCTTATATCCGCTTTTATGCAGGAGTGCCCCTCACCACGTCAGAAGGCTTTAGCTTAGGCACGCTTTGTGTAATTGATCATGTTCCCAGGGAGATCAGTGCAGAGCAAGTTGAAGCATTGCGCGTTCTTGCCCGCCAGGTTGTGGCTCAGCTAGAACTACGACGGCAGCGCCTTAGCCTCATTTCTGCAACCACCCCTCCAGTGCCAAACCCATTCAGCCAAAAGGCACTGCGGACGAGTGAGGAAATCCAAGCTCATATTCTCTCGCAACTGGGGTTTGTGCCGCCTTTTTTCAGCCCAGCCGAGACCCACCCTCAAGTCATCGAAAACTTGTGGCATCAAACTCAGTTGGCTTATTTAAGTAATCCTTTATCAGCAATATTTAAAGAAAAACTATCTGCCTATCTTTCTCGTTATTGCGCCATTCCTTACTGCATGATCTGCCACAGTTGCTCTTTGCGTCCTTTAGGAGTGCAGGCGCAAGAGATCCTGACCTTGCTGGAAGCGCCGCCCCCAACTGAGCTAGAAGTAGACAAGCACATCAGCCTGTTGTCTACCCATCCGGAACTGCTCTCAGCGATGTCTAGAGGGGATGTCGAGGTGGAAACGGCTCTCCTGTACTGCTCCATCTTTATTTTTCTGAATTCTGAGGCAGCAGAATTTTGTCGGCAAGAGCTACGCCGATTGTTAGGGCCAGAAACCTATCAGCACTTAATTACTTTTATTGCCTATGTCAAAACTTGCCATTTTTGGATGGAAGCCCATCCAGAGGTCACTTACACCACAGATGAGCGGGTTTTAGGGCATTTTCAGGCACTTTTAGAAGAAGCACCTAACTTAGCAGATTTCTTTGCGGACTACCGAGAGCGGGTGCAGAACGAACAGCAAAATTGGGTGGAACAGCAAGCCGCGATCGCCGCTCAAAAACAGCAAGAACAAGCCTTAAAACAGGCGGCAATAGAGAACCTACGGCTGGCACGAGCGATCGCGGCTGTGTCGGATGGCGTTCTGATCACCGACCCGCACCAACTCGACAATCCAATCACGTATGTCAATTCGGCCTTCTGTCGGATGACTGGCTACGAACCAGAGGAAGTGATGGGGCAGAATTGTCGGTTCCTACAAGGACCAGATACAGACCCCAAAGAAGTCACAAAAATGCGTCAGGCGATCGCCGAACAACGTGAAGTCCAAACAACAATACTGAATTACCGCAAAGACGGACAACCCTTCTGGAACGAACTCCGGATTTCACCCATTTTTTCGGAAGCAGGCGAGCTACTTTACTTTGTAGGCGTGCAAACTGATATCACTCAGCGCCAACAGGCCGAACAGAAATTTCGGGAACAGGCGGCACTGCTAGAAGTGGCAACAGATGCCATTTGGGTACAAGACCTAAACAGCCAAATTCTGGTTTGGAATCGTGGCGCAGAGACTTTATATGGCTGGACTGTGGCAGAAGCGATCGGTCAAACTGCAAATCAACTTTTGACCAAAGAGTCCACTTCGCAGCTCCAAGTCGCATGGCAACAGACAATTGCCCAGGGTGAGTGGTATGGCGAGTTGCACCAAGTAAAGCGCAACGACGAAGAAGTGATGGTTGCCAGTCGCTGGACTTTGCTACGAGATGAGCAAAATCAGCCGAAATCAGTTTTAGTCGTCAATACAGACATCACTGAGAAAAAACAGATTGAGGCTCAGTTCCTGCGAGCGCAACGGATGGAGAGTATTGGCACGTTGGCAGGCGGCATTGCCCACGACTTAAACAATGTCTTGGCTCCCATTCTCATGTCCACGCAACTACTAGAACGCAAACTTCAAGATGAGCAGAGTCAGCGCTTACTTCATACGGTTGAGCTGAACGCTAAACGAGGGGCGGATTTGGTCAGGCAAGTTCTATCCTTTGCTAGGGGTTTAGAAGGAGAGCGGACTTTACTCCAAACTAGGCACCTGATTCTAGAAATCGCCAAAATCGCCAAAGAAACATTTCCAAAATCAATTGAGATTTACACAGATATTCCTCAAGAATTGTGGACAGTTTCTGGAGATGCAACTCAGTTACATCAAGTCCTGATGAATCTCTCTGTGAATGCGAGAGATGCCATGATTGACGGAGGGACGCTTAGCATCATCGCTGAGAATTTGGTGATTGATGACAACTATGCCCGGATGCACCTGGATGCTCAAGTTGGCCCTTACATTGCGATAACCGTATCCGATACAGGCAAGGGCATTCCGCCAGAAATTCTCGATCGCATCTTTGAACCCTTTTTCACCACCAAAGAGCTAGGTAAAGGCACTGGGCTAGGGCTTTCAACAGTGGTAGGAATTGTCAAGAGCCACGGTGGCTTTATTCATGTCACGAGCAAGCTCCAGCAAGGCACTCGTTTCCGGGTGTTCTTGCCAGCCACAGAAGCAACGTTACCCCAAACTACCGCCGAAAACACTGAGTTACCTTGGGGCAACAATGAGCAGATCTTAGTGGTCGATGATGAAGCCGCAATTCGAGACATTACTAAGACCTCGCTGGAAGCCTTTGGCTATCGGGTGCTCACGGCTCACGACGGCATTGACGCGATCGCCCTCTATGCTCAACACAAGCAGGAAATTAGCGCTGTCTTAGTAGACATGATGATGCCTGCAATGGATGGCTCTACCACCATCCGGACGCTGCAAAAGATTAACCCCCAGCTCAAAACCGTTGCCATGAGTGGTTTAGTCACCAGCGATAAACTAACTGCTGCCGCCAATGCGGGGGTCAAAACCTTCCTCACCAAGCCGTTTACAGCTAAGGAACTGTTGCAGACCTTACAGCAACTGCTACGTAGCTAA
- a CDS encoding molybdenum cofactor biosynthesis protein MoaE has protein sequence MDAAATLAISTPTSVDTRDSFAMTFAPLSLDEVYRLANDAANGAIVVMSGTVRNQTDGKPVVALEYQAYEPMALRVFQQIAAEIRQQWPDVQRVVIHHRTGRLAIGEISVLVAVGCPHRSEAFAACQYAIDTLKHNAPIWKKEHWADGSSSWVSIGACEQSEGN, from the coding sequence ATGGATGCCGCTGCCACCTTAGCTATCTCTACCCCAACTTCCGTGGACACACGGGACAGTTTCGCCATGACGTTCGCGCCGTTATCGCTGGATGAGGTGTATCGGTTAGCGAACGATGCCGCCAATGGAGCGATCGTGGTCATGAGTGGCACGGTGCGGAACCAAACTGATGGCAAGCCTGTGGTGGCCCTAGAGTACCAAGCCTATGAACCAATGGCGCTGCGGGTTTTTCAGCAAATTGCGGCAGAAATTCGCCAACAATGGCCCGACGTACAACGAGTCGTAATTCATCACCGCACCGGACGTTTAGCGATCGGGGAGATTAGTGTACTAGTGGCAGTCGGTTGCCCCCACCGCTCAGAAGCTTTTGCTGCTTGCCAGTACGCGATCGACACCTTGAAACACAACGCCCCCATCTGGAAAAAGGAGCATTGGGCCGATGGTTCTAGCAGTTGGGTCAGTATTGGTGCTTGTGAACAGTCTGAAGGGAATTGA
- the mgtE gene encoding magnesium transporter: MLTQEGRALLSDIADLNQLKSELNQLPAIDVGDYIVELPPERRAIAFRLLNKGQATDVFEYLPSEVQEELINSMHGTQVCQIVESMRPDDRAELFDELPAGVVKRLLQQLSPVERQATATILGYPEGTAGRVMTTEYVRLRQGLTVEEAIRKIRLTDQDKETIYYAYVTDNNRKLVQVVSLRQLLFSIPNALIQDIASDRVLKARTEMPQEEVAQLMKRYDLLALPVVDREDRLVGIITIDDVVDILEEEATEDIQRLAGGSGGEESSLSAPLDKLRNRLPWLMGIMALYIGASSAIAPFQETIALVPVLAVIMPLFSNTGGTVGIQALTVTIRSLGVGEVTPADTWQILRKELLAGLGTALALGTTMVILSLIWTPPQERWVSLVAGLVMATNTIVAVTLGALLPMGLKRLKLDPALVSGPLVTTMLDTIGFILFLSLITLSLRVLHLPGG; encoded by the coding sequence ATGCTTACTCAGGAAGGCCGTGCCCTGCTGTCCGATATTGCTGACTTAAACCAGCTCAAGTCTGAGCTGAACCAGTTGCCTGCTATAGATGTGGGAGACTACATTGTGGAACTCCCTCCTGAGCGGCGGGCGATCGCCTTTCGCTTACTCAACAAAGGCCAAGCTACCGATGTGTTTGAATATCTCCCCTCCGAAGTGCAGGAGGAATTGATTAATTCAATGCATGGTACCCAGGTTTGCCAAATTGTTGAATCGATGCGACCGGATGATCGCGCGGAGTTGTTTGATGAGTTGCCCGCTGGGGTGGTGAAACGGTTGTTGCAACAGCTCAGCCCTGTCGAACGACAAGCCACAGCGACTATTCTAGGCTACCCCGAAGGCACCGCCGGACGGGTGATGACCACCGAGTATGTCCGCCTGCGCCAAGGTTTAACGGTCGAGGAAGCGATTCGCAAAATCCGCCTAACTGACCAAGACAAGGAAACCATTTATTACGCCTATGTCACAGACAACAACCGCAAACTAGTACAGGTTGTATCTCTGCGCCAACTTCTCTTTTCAATCCCTAATGCCCTGATTCAGGATATTGCCAGCGATCGCGTCCTCAAAGCTCGCACCGAAATGCCCCAAGAAGAAGTGGCGCAACTGATGAAGCGCTACGACCTCTTGGCCTTGCCTGTGGTTGATCGAGAAGACCGTCTAGTGGGCATCATTACGATCGACGACGTGGTGGACATTTTAGAAGAAGAAGCCACTGAGGATATTCAGCGGCTTGCTGGAGGGAGTGGTGGCGAGGAGTCATCGCTGTCAGCCCCGCTCGATAAGTTGCGGAACCGCCTGCCCTGGTTGATGGGAATCATGGCGCTCTATATTGGAGCCTCTAGTGCGATCGCCCCTTTCCAAGAAACCATTGCCCTAGTCCCCGTACTGGCGGTAATCATGCCACTGTTCTCCAACACAGGTGGCACCGTTGGCATTCAGGCCCTAACCGTCACCATCCGTTCGTTGGGTGTGGGAGAAGTGACACCCGCAGACACCTGGCAGATTCTCCGCAAAGAACTCTTGGCAGGATTGGGAACCGCTTTGGCGCTGGGCACGACAATGGTAATTCTGTCCCTAATTTGGACTCCGCCTCAAGAGCGTTGGGTGTCACTGGTTGCGGGCTTAGTCATGGCAACCAATACCATCGTGGCTGTTACCTTAGGAGCCTTGCTACCAATGGGACTAAAGCGCCTGAAGCTAGACCCTGCCTTGGTCAGTGGGCCTCTAGTCACCACCATGCTCGACACGATCGGCTTTATCCTGTTTCTATCTCTGATCACACTCAGCTTGAGGGTGCTTCACTTGCCAGGAGGTTGA